From a single Nitrospira sp. genomic region:
- the purQ gene encoding phosphoribosylformylglycinamidine synthase subunit PurQ: MNIGVVVFPGSNCDHDCQHVFRDVLGQHVSMVWHKESSLAGLDAVILPGGFSYGDYLRTGAIARFSPVMQAVKQFALEGGLVLGICNGFQILLEAGLLPGAMLRNRSLHFICRETYIKVENAATSFTNRCKSGQVLKVPIAHADGNYYTDPVTLAGLQANAQVVFRYCTPDGNVIPEACPNGSLDNIAGIRNTEGNVLGLMPHPERCAEAMLGNEDGRAIFQSMMASWEGKTLSAVR; encoded by the coding sequence ATGAACATCGGCGTTGTTGTTTTCCCAGGTAGTAATTGCGATCACGACTGTCAGCATGTTTTTCGAGATGTGCTTGGACAACATGTGAGTATGGTGTGGCATAAGGAGTCCTCCCTGGCCGGACTGGATGCGGTGATCCTGCCAGGCGGGTTTTCGTACGGAGACTATCTTCGTACAGGGGCGATCGCGCGGTTTTCTCCGGTCATGCAAGCGGTGAAGCAATTTGCCTTGGAAGGCGGATTGGTGCTTGGGATTTGCAATGGCTTCCAAATTCTGCTGGAAGCGGGTTTGTTGCCCGGTGCCATGTTGCGCAATCGGTCCCTACACTTCATCTGTCGGGAAACCTATATCAAGGTTGAAAATGCGGCCACTTCTTTTACCAATCGCTGCAAATCCGGTCAGGTGCTTAAGGTCCCCATCGCTCATGCGGACGGAAACTACTACACCGATCCGGTGACGTTAGCCGGCCTTCAGGCCAACGCGCAAGTGGTGTTTCGTTATTGCACGCCTGATGGGAACGTGATACCTGAGGCGTGCCCAAACGGCTCCCTTGACAATATCGCAGGCATTCGCAATACAGAAGGCAACGTCCTGGGCCTGATGCCGCATCCAGAACGTTGCGCAGAGGCGATGTTGGGCAACGAGGACGGGCGTGCGATCTTTCAGTCGATGATGGCATCGTGGGAAGGGAAAACGTTGTCTGCGGTCCGGTGA
- the nusB gene encoding transcription antitermination factor NusB, which produces MGARHQARERALQILFQHDIHGKVDLPLDEFWREYSVSDESRAFAEQLVRGVVEHQRELDTLIGKYATNWKVSRMPVVDRNILRAGLYELLWLDDVPAKVAMDEAIELAKRFGDEDASKFVNAVLDKVLATDSRLAEKRASPDRAIWRRADHD; this is translated from the coding sequence ATGGGAGCCCGTCATCAAGCCCGCGAGCGAGCTTTGCAGATTCTCTTTCAACATGACATTCATGGGAAGGTTGATCTCCCTCTCGATGAGTTTTGGCGTGAATACTCTGTATCAGATGAGTCCAGAGCCTTCGCTGAGCAGTTAGTCCGTGGTGTGGTTGAGCATCAGCGCGAACTCGACACCTTGATCGGCAAGTATGCGACGAATTGGAAAGTGAGTCGCATGCCGGTCGTTGACCGCAATATTCTACGAGCCGGGCTGTATGAGTTGCTGTGGTTGGATGACGTGCCTGCGAAAGTGGCGATGGATGAAGCCATCGAGCTCGCCAAGCGGTTTGGTGACGAAGACGCCTCAAAGTTCGTGAACGCCGTGCTGGACAAGGTATTGGCAACGGATTCTCGACTCGCTGAGAAGCGAGCGTCGCCGGATCGCGCAATTTGGAGGAGAGCTGATCATGATTGA
- a CDS encoding phosphoribosylaminoimidazolesuccinocarboxamide synthase, protein MTTGTLLYEGKAKKIFLAENPDQVIQYFKDDATAFNAQKRGNIVDKGVVNNRVSERLFHLLEQNGIRTHFLERLNDREMLTKKVRIVPIEVVVRNVVAGSLAKRLGLKEGNRIDPALVEFYYKDDALGDPLVNDDHLRLLNIATPGVLRELRELGHAVNKVLRPFFAERKMQLVDFKLEFGVFHNKLILADEISPDTCRFWDMTTGESMDKDRFRKDLGRIEEAYQEVLRRVCG, encoded by the coding sequence ATGACGACCGGTACGCTGCTGTACGAGGGGAAGGCAAAGAAGATCTTTTTAGCGGAAAACCCTGACCAGGTTATACAGTATTTTAAGGACGATGCGACCGCATTCAACGCACAGAAACGCGGGAATATCGTCGATAAAGGGGTGGTCAACAATCGGGTGTCTGAACGGCTGTTCCATCTGCTAGAGCAAAACGGTATTCGTACGCATTTCCTCGAGCGGTTGAATGATCGAGAGATGCTCACAAAGAAGGTCAGAATTGTACCGATCGAAGTGGTCGTACGAAACGTGGTCGCTGGGAGTTTGGCTAAGCGGCTTGGTCTGAAAGAAGGGAATCGCATAGACCCGGCGCTTGTGGAGTTCTATTATAAGGACGACGCGCTCGGAGATCCGCTTGTGAATGATGATCATCTCCGGCTGCTGAATATCGCCACACCAGGCGTCTTGCGCGAGCTCCGTGAGCTGGGTCACGCAGTGAATAAGGTTCTTAGACCGTTTTTTGCCGAGCGGAAGATGCAGCTCGTCGATTTCAAGCTCGAGTTTGGGGTTTTTCACAATAAGCTGATCCTGGCTGATGAAATTTCTCCGGACACCTGCCGATTCTGGGACATGACGACCGGTGAGTCGATGGACAAGGATCGGTTTCGGAAGGATCTGGGAAGGATCGAAGAGGCCTATCAGGAAGTATTGAGACGCGTGTGCGGATGA
- a CDS encoding chlorite dismutase family protein — MIARRHIITLVLLWGVLGIGIAPLHAEVDRERLLAEAGVYGTFAAFGLADEWGRLEPSTRIARLATLKGVVEQHRENVAIDVYLLRGLSGQADLLFRIHAKELRDTQEFLLDLQSSPFGKHLTGIRVMHGLTKKPNYVPGFSDQLRGDLKASSETGEKPYAIVIPIKKSAEWWELDQEQRTALMQEHTAVALPFLKTVKRKLYHSGGLDDIDFITYFETSSLEDFHGLVLSLQKVKEFSYTRQFGNPLLLGTVQSVDQVIEVLAQ; from the coding sequence GTGATCGCTCGACGTCATATCATCACTCTGGTCTTGCTCTGGGGGGTGCTTGGCATTGGGATAGCTCCTCTCCACGCAGAGGTCGATCGTGAGAGGCTCCTTGCCGAGGCAGGGGTCTACGGGACGTTTGCCGCGTTTGGGCTCGCTGATGAATGGGGCAGATTAGAACCTTCGACGCGCATCGCTCGATTAGCGACCCTGAAGGGGGTGGTTGAGCAGCACCGGGAGAATGTGGCGATCGATGTGTATCTCCTTCGAGGGCTTTCCGGCCAGGCCGATCTGTTATTTCGGATTCATGCGAAAGAGTTGCGCGATACGCAGGAGTTTCTTCTCGATCTCCAGAGTAGCCCGTTCGGGAAACATTTGACAGGCATCAGGGTGATGCACGGACTGACGAAGAAACCGAATTATGTTCCCGGATTCTCGGATCAATTGAGGGGGGATTTGAAAGCGTCGAGCGAGACCGGTGAGAAGCCTTATGCCATTGTCATCCCAATCAAAAAGTCAGCTGAATGGTGGGAGCTGGATCAGGAGCAACGGACGGCGCTGATGCAGGAACATACGGCCGTGGCGCTGCCATTTCTCAAAACGGTCAAACGAAAGCTCTATCACTCCGGCGGTCTTGACGATATAGATTTCATCACCTACTTTGAGACATCCAGTCTGGAAGACTTTCATGGTCTTGTGTTGTCGCTTCAGAAAGTGAAGGAGTTCAGCTATACGCGCCAATTCGGAAACCCGCTACTGCTCGGGACGGTCCAATCAGTGGACCAGGTTATCGAAGTGTTGGCACAGTGA
- the purS gene encoding phosphoribosylformylglycinamidine synthase subunit PurS, translating to MKAKIHVTLKQGILDPQGKAIEHALDSLEFKNATNVRVGKYMELDLDEKDRAKAETQVKSMCEKLLANTIIEEYQYELSA from the coding sequence GTGAAAGCTAAAATTCATGTCACACTCAAGCAGGGGATTCTCGACCCGCAGGGCAAGGCGATTGAACATGCGCTGGACTCCCTGGAATTTAAGAATGCGACGAATGTCCGTGTCGGCAAGTACATGGAACTGGATCTGGATGAGAAGGACAGGGCAAAGGCCGAAACTCAGGTGAAATCGATGTGCGAGAAGCTGCTCGCGAACACGATCATTGAGGAATATCAGTATGAACTGAGCGCATGA